From the genome of Procambarus clarkii isolate CNS0578487 chromosome 78, FALCON_Pclarkii_2.0, whole genome shotgun sequence:
AGACATCGACCATAAAGGGAAGTACCACGAGATAAGAGAGTTCCTAGAGAGTAACACGGGGAATCGAACTCACCAAAAATAACAACGGATATTTAGAACATTATGTCTTCAGAATAGGTAGACATATAgtcttcaggggccagattcacgaagcagttacacaagtacttacgaacgtgtacatctttcctcaatctttgacggctttggttacatttattaaacagtttgcaagcatgaaaacttgccaatcaactgttggtattgttataaacagcctcctggtgcttcggagatcattactgtttaataattgcaaacaaaaccgccaaagattgagaaaagatgtacaggttcgcaagtgcttacgtaactgcttcgtgaatctgaccccagagcAACGAACCCGTtattaccttaatgtaaattaaacaaaacaaaaagtatTCCCCCGCACTGCGTTACCAAGGGCGTCGCTCACCGGAATGGCCTCGTTAATGGGACCATTGTGCAGTTTTCCACCACCTAGGATACGTGTACTAATTTCCTCCCTTAGAGTGTTTATCAAATCTTTCATTAAAACtttcttctctttcctctcgttaTGAGTACAAACTCTGCCTCGCTAAGTGACGGAGTTTTTACGTCTTAATCTGGGTTAATCTTGGGCCCAGGCTGGCATAGCCAATGGTTAGGTCGGTATAACCATGGTTAAGTCGGTATAACCAATGGTTAGGTCGGTATAACCAATGGTTAAGTCGGTATAAACAATGGTTAAGTCGGTATAACCAATGGTTAAGTCGGTATAACCAATGGTTAGGTCGGTATAACCAATGGTTAAGTCGGTATAACCAATGGTTAAGTCGGTATAACCAATGGTTAAGTCGGTATAACCAACGGTTAAGTCGGTATAACCAATGGCCAGGCGGGCATAACCAATGGCCAGGCGGGCATAACCAGTGGTCAGGCGGGCATAACCAATGGCCAGGCCGGCATAACCAATGGCCAGGCCGGCATAACCAATGGTCAGGCCGGCATAACCCATGGCCAGGCCGGCATAACCCATGGCCAGGCGGGCATAACCAAGCGGTGGTTAATGCGGCCGCCACACCcagtgtttggtgtggtggtttAAGGTCTAACAACCTCAGGAGGGTGATTAAGGTCACCACGACAGTTTACTGGACAACCAGCAACTGTAtattagtcctgaacatagtttACACCTAAGGTAAACTGTTAGTGTATACACCGTGAGGTAGGGTATActcctggtgtatatacactgggaAGTAGGGTATACTCCTGGAGAATATACACCAAGAAGTAGGGTATACTCCCGggatatatacaccaagaagtagGGTATACTCCCGggatatatacaccaagaagtagGGTATACTcctggtgtatatacaccaagaagtagGGTATACTcccggtgtatatacaccaagaagtagGGTATACTcctggtgtatatacaccaagaagtagGGTATACTcccggtgtatatacaccaagaagtagGGTATACTcctggtgtatatacaccaagaagtagGGTATACTcccggtgtatatacaccaagaagtagGGTATACTcctggtgtatatacaccaagaagtagGGTATACTcccggtgtatatacaccaagaagtagGGTATACTcctggtgtatatacaccaagaagtagGGTATACTCCCGggatatatacaccaagaagtagGGTATACTCCCGggatatatacaccaagaagtagGGTATACTcctggtgtatatacaccaagaagtagGGTATACTcccggtgtatatacaccaagaagtagGGTATACTcctggtgtatatacaccaagaagtagGGTATACTCCCGGTGTATATCCCTCGTTTCCTGCTTATGAATATTAAAACACTTTACCCTCAACTGATCGTGTTCGAACTGTTCTTGAACAGTGGTTCGTTCATCCCGTGTTCGAACTGTTCTTGAACAGTGGTTCGTTCATCCCGTGTTCGAACTGTTCTTgaaccagcctgtcctccaaacaaagcaacccgtcctcgactcaagtccattacattcagcggtcgaccccacagacgcattcgtgaattttaacatgctgttcattcaaaacgggaattttctcaagtataaattaatattataatatattagcatattgtgcatatataggcataggttaggttaggttaggtgtttaggttctgttggcgattatttgtatttgtagtacgtgggtgaagcatttatagcgttgtgattcgaacaaaattcgtcagtgaaacacttgttccggaagtgttcgaacgtcagcagttgtgagtcgtgtgtaaaccgcttttcattcataaacagggggtttggcgggtggatggaatcacttttggatctttgtttggaggacgggctgaagaaAGGTCCcaagaccattccatccacccgccaaacccactgtttatgaatgacaaACGGTTTGCTCACAACTCACaaatgatgacgttcgaacacttccggaacaagtgacgacttgtgttcgaaccacaacgctgtaaatgcttcacccacgtactacaaatacaaataatcgccaacagaacctaaacacctaacctaacctatgcctatgtatgcacaatatgataatagattataatattaatttatatttgagaaaagtactggtgttggacgccagttagtcgcccatggacatacacatagggtgacctaataccctcttaagctaaacaacttaataAGTATCAACAACGTGTCAGCAGATTTGAATGCAATCTACTCTGCTGCAGACCACAGACCTCAGACACACCCCGGGCATCAGAGCGTCTACACGCGCTCCCTTACACACTCTACAAGCTAGTTCGTGGCCCGTGTagaagataaatatatatatatatttataataaaactaaggaaaagcagtggacgtttggtactccaattcctgcccacaacctAATCATTCTACAACAACATCGACCGATGTTACACTGGTTTGAATGAAGAGAAtgctaaaattgatgaatgcatctttggggtcgaccgctggatggaatggacatggTTAAAGGACGGGTTGCAATGCCTCACCACCCACTTACTGCAGTTACTAACAATTGTCAATAGAACAAAAGCATGTAATCAAACGAATCCTAGGCCTAACTATCCACAAAATGCTACTAAACGATACTATTAATTTATATTCTACAAAAAAAAATTGTTATACAATTCGTTAAAAATGGCGAATATGTGTTtggttttcacacacacacacacacacacacacacacacacacacacacacacacacacacacacacacacacacacacacacacacacactcccccaagcACTTCTGAACATACTaaagtgtgtttgtgcgtgtgtatgtTGTAACGGAACTATACAACCTTGCAGTATGACTTCCACTGCACTGCAGTAAATGCAGTCTATGTATTAAGGAGCGGAGGAgacaccctgcccccccccaccaccaccccacccacctccccgccttacacacacacacacacacacacacacacacacacacacacacacacacacacacacacacacacacacacacaatacttaGAGGAATAGACAGCTTCACAATTCTGACAATGTTAAGGGTCATATCAATACATTAGTTGTCAACTGTGTACATTTTGCAAGCTTCCGGCAGCCAAGGACGAAACTATTTGGCTTAGATGTATGGTGTGGCTCACTGTAGCTGTCTGGTGTGTGGCTCACTGTAACTGTCTGGTGTGTGGC
Proteins encoded in this window:
- the LOC138357428 gene encoding uncharacterized protein, yielding MGYAGLAMGYAGLTIGYAGLAIGYAGLAIGYARLTTGYARLAIGYARLAIGYTDLTVGYTDLTIGYTDLTIGYTDLTIGYTDLTIGYTDLTIGYTDLTIVYTDLTIGYTDLTIGYTDLTMVIPT